A single window of Jiangella alkaliphila DNA harbors:
- a CDS encoding SRPBCC domain-containing protein: MTTTTDTTTQVYRIYIKATPEAIWDAITKPEWTARYGYTGLADYDLRPGGAYTVAPTPEFKAAAEAQGFPCPDVIIDGEVLEAEPPKRLVTTFRMLMDAGMAEEGFTRLTHEIAPAPDGKSCSLTVTHELAGAPLLAALVHGDNEASGAGGGHAWVLSDLKSLLETGAPLAG; encoded by the coding sequence ATGACCACCACGACTGACACGACCACGCAGGTGTACCGCATCTACATCAAGGCCACCCCGGAGGCGATCTGGGACGCCATCACCAAGCCGGAGTGGACGGCGCGCTACGGCTACACCGGCCTGGCCGACTACGACCTGCGCCCGGGCGGCGCCTACACCGTCGCCCCGACGCCGGAGTTCAAGGCCGCGGCCGAGGCGCAGGGCTTCCCGTGCCCCGACGTCATCATCGACGGCGAGGTGCTCGAGGCCGAGCCGCCGAAGCGCCTGGTCACGACGTTCCGCATGCTGATGGACGCGGGGATGGCCGAGGAGGGCTTCACCCGCCTCACCCACGAGATCGCGCCCGCGCCGGACGGCAAGTCGTGCTCGCTGACGGTGACGCACGAGCTCGCCGGCGCGCCGCTGCTGGCGGCGTTGGTGCACGGCGACAACGAGGCCAGCGGCGCCGGCGGCGGGCACGCCTGGGTGCTCAGCGACCTCAAGAGCCTGCTCGAGACCGGCGCTCCGCTCGCCGGATGA
- a CDS encoding alpha/beta fold hydrolase translates to MDQVTSADGTTIAYTTQGAGPALILVSTSMDDHHGLDATAAALASDYTVVGYDRRGVGQSGSGGPYAPEREVEDLAALIQAAGGSATLAAGSGGCGLVLEAATALGDAVNAIYLFEPPFIIDDSRPPVPADWVEQVEALVAADRRSDAVELFMTQVVGVPAEYVEGMKADPSWEASAAYAHALGHDGRILAGTQDGKPLPTDRWSVGRPAVVAVAEHSEPFFHAAAQALLTQLPRGRYESVPGLDHSAFWTAPDTVAASLVTALRATSS, encoded by the coding sequence ATGGACCAGGTCACCTCCGCCGACGGCACCACGATCGCGTACACGACCCAGGGCGCGGGACCCGCACTCATCCTCGTCAGCACGAGCATGGACGACCACCACGGCCTCGACGCGACCGCTGCGGCGCTGGCGAGCGACTACACCGTCGTCGGCTACGACCGCCGCGGCGTCGGGCAGAGCGGTTCCGGCGGGCCGTACGCGCCCGAACGCGAGGTCGAGGACCTCGCCGCGCTGATCCAGGCGGCCGGCGGCTCCGCCACCCTGGCCGCCGGCTCCGGGGGATGCGGGCTGGTCCTCGAGGCCGCGACCGCGCTCGGCGACGCGGTGAACGCGATCTACCTCTTCGAGCCGCCGTTCATCATCGACGACTCCCGCCCGCCCGTCCCCGCCGACTGGGTGGAGCAGGTCGAGGCGCTGGTCGCCGCCGACCGCCGCAGCGATGCCGTCGAGCTGTTCATGACGCAGGTCGTCGGCGTCCCGGCCGAGTACGTCGAGGGGATGAAGGCCGACCCCTCGTGGGAGGCCTCGGCGGCGTACGCCCACGCGCTGGGTCACGACGGGCGGATCCTCGCCGGCACCCAGGACGGGAAGCCGCTGCCCACCGACCGGTGGAGCGTCGGCCGGCCGGCGGTCGTCGCCGTGGCCGAGCACTCCGAACCGTTCTTCCACGCCGCCGCGCAGGCGCTGCTCACCCAGCTGCCGCGGGGCAGGTACGAGTCCGTGCCCGGGCTGGACCACTCGGCCTTCTGGACGGCCCCCGACACGGTCGCGGCCTCCCTGGTCACGGCCCTGCGCGCGACGTCGAGCTGA
- the cimA gene encoding citramalate synthase produces the protein MTDPEQFHVYDTTLRDGAQQEGLSLSVQDKLAIAGHLDELGVGFIEGGWPGAVPKDTEFFRRARTELNLKHAKLAAFGATRKAGTTAAEDPQVRALLDAETPVVTLVAKSHVGHVERALRTTLDENLAMIADTVGFLVQNGRRVFLDAEHFFDGYRTNRDYSLRVLRTATEAGAEVFVLCDTNGGMLPDDVGTTVRDVLAQTGARIGMHAHNDTGCAVANSVAAVDAGATHVQGTVNGTGERTGNADIITIVANLQLKRDLTVLPAGALKEATRIAHAVSELTNIVPYSRQPYVGASAFAHKAGLHASAIKVDPDLYQHTDPARVGNDMRLLVSDMAGRASVELKSRELGYDVSGDRELVTRVTQRVKDLEAAGYTFEAADASFELLLREEAEGRPSYFDVESWRVITESRPGGDAVSEATVKLRAGGERVVVTGEGNGPVNALDHGLRTAIGALYPEIDKLELIDFRVRILDAAHGTDAVTRVLVEMTDGKTSWETVGVGANIIEASWEALVDAVTYGLLRQGGTAIS, from the coding sequence GTGACCGACCCCGAGCAGTTCCACGTCTACGACACCACGCTTCGCGACGGCGCCCAGCAGGAGGGGCTCTCGCTCTCCGTGCAGGACAAGCTCGCCATCGCGGGCCACCTGGACGAGCTCGGGGTCGGCTTCATCGAGGGCGGCTGGCCGGGCGCCGTGCCCAAGGACACCGAGTTCTTCCGCCGCGCCCGCACCGAGCTGAACCTGAAGCACGCCAAGCTGGCGGCCTTCGGCGCGACCCGGAAGGCGGGCACGACGGCGGCCGAGGACCCGCAGGTGCGGGCGCTGCTCGACGCCGAGACGCCGGTCGTCACGCTGGTCGCGAAGAGCCACGTCGGGCACGTCGAGCGGGCGCTGCGCACCACGCTGGACGAGAACCTCGCGATGATCGCCGACACCGTCGGCTTTCTCGTCCAGAACGGGCGGCGGGTCTTCCTCGACGCCGAGCACTTCTTCGACGGATACCGGACGAACCGCGACTACTCGCTGCGGGTGCTGCGGACGGCGACGGAGGCCGGCGCCGAGGTCTTCGTGCTGTGCGACACCAACGGCGGCATGCTGCCCGACGACGTCGGCACGACGGTGCGCGACGTGCTCGCGCAGACCGGTGCCCGCATCGGCATGCACGCCCACAACGACACCGGCTGTGCCGTCGCGAACTCCGTCGCCGCGGTCGACGCCGGGGCGACGCACGTGCAGGGCACCGTCAACGGGACGGGGGAGCGCACCGGCAACGCCGACATCATCACGATCGTCGCGAACCTGCAGCTCAAGCGCGATCTGACGGTCCTGCCGGCGGGCGCGCTCAAGGAGGCCACGCGCATCGCGCACGCCGTCTCCGAGCTGACGAACATCGTGCCCTACTCGCGCCAGCCGTACGTCGGCGCCAGCGCGTTCGCGCACAAGGCCGGCCTGCACGCCAGCGCGATCAAGGTCGATCCCGACCTCTACCAGCACACCGACCCCGCGCGGGTCGGCAACGACATGCGGCTGCTGGTGTCCGACATGGCCGGCCGGGCCAGCGTCGAGCTGAAGAGCCGCGAGCTGGGCTACGACGTCTCCGGCGACCGCGAACTGGTCACCCGGGTCACCCAGCGGGTGAAGGACCTCGAGGCCGCCGGGTATACGTTCGAGGCGGCCGACGCGTCGTTCGAGCTGCTGCTGCGCGAGGAGGCCGAGGGCCGGCCCAGCTACTTCGACGTCGAGTCGTGGCGGGTCATCACCGAGTCGCGCCCCGGCGGCGACGCCGTCAGCGAGGCGACGGTGAAGCTGCGGGCGGGGGGCGAGCGCGTCGTCGTCACCGGTGAGGGCAACGGTCCGGTCAACGCGCTCGACCACGGCCTGCGCACCGCGATCGGCGCGCTGTACCCCGAGATCGACAAGCTGGAGCTGATCGACTTCCGGGTGCGGATCCTCGACGCCGCCCACGGCACGGACGCGGTGACGCGCGTGCTCGTGGAGATGACGGACGGGAAGACGTCCTGGGAGACCGTGGGCGTCGGGGCCAACATCATCGAGGCCTCGTGGGAGGCGCTCGTCGACGCCGTCACCTACGGATTGCTGCGCCAGGGGGGCACCGCGATCAGCTGA
- a CDS encoding RNHCP domain-containing protein: protein MSRRTENAGFGCLNCGLTVRRSTDGSYRNHCPFCLWSRHVDLRPGDRAAACGAPMAPVALRDRPGKGWQIVHCCTACGVVRANRVTRDGDQPDDVDALIALMGGSP, encoded by the coding sequence GTGAGCCGGCGTACCGAGAACGCCGGGTTCGGCTGCCTGAACTGCGGGCTGACCGTCCGGCGGTCCACCGATGGGAGTTACCGCAACCACTGCCCGTTCTGCCTCTGGTCCCGGCACGTCGACCTGCGTCCCGGCGACCGCGCCGCCGCGTGCGGCGCGCCGATGGCGCCGGTCGCTCTGCGGGACCGGCCCGGCAAGGGCTGGCAGATCGTGCACTGCTGCACGGCGTGCGGTGTCGTCCGGGCCAACCGCGTCACCCGCGACGGTGACCAGCCCGACGACGTCGACGCGCTGATCGCACTGATGGGAGGGAGCCCGTGA
- a CDS encoding branched-chain amino acid aminotransferase — MTTTAPALEFSTTITSNPVAPERRSEILANPGFGTNFSDHMVTATWTPDGWHDAGLRPYAPLALDPATAVFHYAQAIFEGLKAYRHADGSVWTFRPEANAARMIRSAQRMALPLLPADSFVEAVDLLVRADADWVPSGGETSLYLRPFMFASEVFLGVRPAKLVTFCVIASPAGAYFSSGVKPVDIWLTTEYTRAAAGGTGAAKCAGNYAASLIAQQEAIEHGCDQVCFLDAAEGKWVEELGGMNLYFVHADGSVVTPELTGTILEGITRDSILALAADRGYKVDERRFSIDEWRDGVASGDITEVFACGTAAAITPLGRLAWDGGELSMGTEPGPVTSEIRSALLDVQYGRADDPHGWMHRVV, encoded by the coding sequence ATGACCACGACCGCGCCCGCTCTGGAGTTCTCGACGACGATCACGTCGAACCCGGTAGCGCCCGAGCGGCGGTCCGAGATCCTGGCGAACCCCGGATTCGGCACCAACTTCAGCGACCACATGGTCACCGCCACGTGGACCCCCGACGGCTGGCACGACGCCGGACTGCGTCCGTACGCGCCGCTCGCGCTCGACCCCGCCACCGCGGTCTTCCACTACGCCCAGGCGATCTTCGAGGGGCTCAAGGCCTACCGGCACGCCGACGGCTCGGTCTGGACGTTCCGCCCCGAGGCCAACGCGGCGCGGATGATCCGCAGCGCGCAGCGCATGGCCCTGCCGCTGCTGCCGGCCGACTCCTTCGTCGAGGCCGTCGACCTGCTAGTCCGCGCCGACGCCGACTGGGTGCCGTCCGGCGGTGAGACCAGCCTCTACCTGCGTCCGTTCATGTTCGCCTCCGAGGTGTTCCTCGGCGTGCGCCCGGCCAAGCTGGTGACGTTCTGCGTCATCGCGTCGCCGGCCGGTGCGTACTTCTCGTCCGGGGTGAAGCCGGTCGACATCTGGCTGACGACCGAGTACACGCGCGCCGCTGCCGGCGGCACCGGTGCGGCGAAGTGCGCGGGCAACTACGCGGCCAGCCTCATCGCCCAGCAGGAGGCCATCGAGCACGGCTGCGACCAGGTCTGCTTCCTCGACGCGGCCGAGGGCAAGTGGGTCGAGGAGCTCGGCGGCATGAACCTCTACTTCGTGCACGCCGACGGCAGTGTCGTCACGCCCGAGCTGACCGGCACGATCCTCGAGGGCATCACCCGCGACTCCATCCTCGCGCTGGCCGCCGACCGCGGCTACAAGGTCGACGAGCGCCGCTTCTCCATCGACGAGTGGCGCGACGGCGTCGCGTCGGGCGACATCACCGAGGTGTTCGCCTGCGGCACGGCCGCCGCCATCACCCCGCTCGGCCGCCTCGCCTGGGACGGCGGCGAGCTGTCCATGGGCACCGAGCCCGGCCCGGTGACGTCCGAGATCCGCTCGGCCCTCCTCGACGTCCAGTACGGCCGCGCCGACGACCCGCACGGCTGGATGCACCGCGTCGTCTGA
- a CDS encoding glycerophosphodiester phosphodiesterase family protein: MSLTRYGVEPHVLAIAHRGGAGLAAENTLAAFERSYALGLRYLETDVRITSDGVPLAFHDAKLNRVTDGRGLVKRRTWDEVSRLSVLESEPVARLDDVLMAFPDAKFVIDVKDEESLEPLSRVLRATNAVERVCLAGAWDGWLAALRADLGPGLSCALGWRSLVSWLACSHGRVAPPRRVANGGFVHVPLRWGRLPIFIDRLVEGAHDLGLRLIVWTVDDPATMHRLINAGVDGIITDRPDVLREVLIAEGRWPRTVYADREDR, translated from the coding sequence GTGAGCCTGACTCGTTACGGAGTGGAGCCGCACGTGCTGGCGATCGCCCACCGGGGTGGGGCGGGGCTGGCTGCCGAGAACACCCTGGCCGCGTTCGAGCGCTCATACGCCCTCGGGCTGCGGTACCTCGAGACGGATGTCCGCATCACGTCCGACGGCGTGCCCCTCGCTTTCCACGACGCCAAGCTGAACCGGGTCACGGACGGGCGCGGCCTGGTCAAGCGGCGCACGTGGGACGAGGTGAGCCGCCTGTCGGTGCTCGAGTCGGAGCCGGTGGCCCGGCTGGACGACGTCCTCATGGCGTTCCCGGACGCGAAGTTCGTCATCGACGTCAAGGACGAGGAGTCGCTGGAGCCGCTGTCGCGCGTGCTGCGGGCGACGAACGCCGTCGAGCGGGTGTGCCTCGCCGGGGCGTGGGACGGGTGGCTGGCGGCGCTGCGGGCCGACCTCGGGCCGGGGCTGTCGTGCGCCCTGGGCTGGCGGTCGCTGGTGTCGTGGCTGGCCTGCTCGCACGGCCGGGTCGCGCCGCCGCGGCGGGTCGCCAACGGGGGCTTCGTCCACGTCCCGTTGCGCTGGGGTAGACTCCCGATATTCATCGACCGTCTGGTCGAAGGCGCCCATGACCTGGGGTTGCGCCTCATCGTTTGGACGGTTGACGACCCTGCCACGATGCATCGGCTGATCAACGCCGGCGTCGACGGCATCATCACCGACCGGCCCGACGTGCTGCGTGAGGTGCTGATCGCCGAGGGTCGTTGGCCACGCACCGTTTACGCAGACCGCGAGGATCGGTAA
- a CDS encoding Xaa-Pro dipeptidyl-peptidase — MVRARRLLAVPAALALIATAAVATSAGAGAADEPGIVVADGVTQPVFGYDDAIRERVFITSPYDSDVNGEPDVIAVDIMRPAASEQGLKVPVIMDPSPYYSTLGRGNESELKVDLDGDGLLDRWPLFYDNYFVPRGYAIVLMDMIGTNNSTGCPTTGDVSDNLSPKVVIDWLNGRTPGVDADGNAVVADWHNGKTGLIGKSYDGTLANATAASGVEGLSTIVPISAISSWYDYTRSNGVVTRGNSYPSSLSNTVTNPARRAYCQPVRDVLAATDGDETGDYTPFWRLRDYNPDAGNVTASVFVVHGINDENVRPDHFSKWWDELAANDVPRKLWLTQTGHIDPFEFRRDAWVDELHRWFDYWLHDVDNGIMDEPIADIERAPDVWAEYNDWPVPGARETRLWLKPVAGAAGRLSVTPNRPSDPALSFVDNPDQRETAMITNELAVQPNRLAYVSQPLTAPLHISGTPRVTLDASVSTTDTNFAAILVDYGPAERVQRAGDGIVQGTVEDCWGETATWGGFAEDACYRQVTKRVALTEREVVTKGILDAVNLDDYSTATPLVPGQSYDVDFPLLPEDYVFPAGHRIGVIIVGSYRDYGSQADPNRATITLAPERTLIELPIVGGRAAATAAGLR; from the coding sequence GTGGTCAGAGCCCGCAGGTTGCTCGCCGTCCCCGCCGCCCTCGCGCTGATCGCCACGGCGGCGGTCGCCACCAGCGCGGGAGCGGGAGCAGCGGACGAACCCGGCATCGTGGTCGCGGACGGGGTCACCCAGCCCGTCTTCGGTTACGACGACGCGATCCGGGAGCGCGTCTTCATCACCTCGCCGTACGACTCCGACGTCAACGGTGAGCCGGACGTCATCGCCGTCGACATCATGCGCCCGGCGGCCAGCGAGCAGGGCCTGAAGGTGCCCGTCATCATGGACCCCAGTCCGTACTACTCCACGCTGGGCCGGGGCAACGAGTCCGAGCTGAAGGTCGACCTGGACGGCGACGGCCTGCTCGACCGCTGGCCGCTGTTCTACGACAACTACTTCGTGCCGCGCGGGTACGCCATCGTGCTGATGGACATGATCGGCACGAACAACTCGACCGGCTGCCCGACCACCGGCGACGTCTCCGACAACCTGTCGCCGAAGGTCGTCATCGACTGGCTGAACGGGCGCACGCCCGGCGTCGACGCCGACGGCAACGCGGTCGTCGCCGACTGGCACAACGGGAAGACCGGCCTGATCGGCAAGTCCTACGACGGCACACTGGCCAACGCGACGGCCGCGTCCGGCGTCGAGGGGCTGTCGACGATCGTGCCGATCAGCGCGATCTCCAGCTGGTACGACTACACCCGCAGCAACGGCGTCGTCACCCGCGGGAACAGCTACCCGTCGTCGCTGTCCAACACCGTCACCAACCCGGCCCGGCGGGCGTACTGCCAGCCGGTGCGCGACGTGCTCGCCGCCACCGACGGCGACGAGACCGGCGACTACACGCCGTTCTGGCGCCTGCGCGACTACAACCCCGACGCCGGCAACGTCACGGCCAGCGTGTTCGTCGTGCACGGCATCAACGACGAGAACGTCCGGCCGGACCACTTCAGCAAGTGGTGGGACGAGCTGGCCGCGAACGACGTGCCGCGCAAGCTCTGGCTGACCCAGACCGGCCACATCGACCCGTTCGAGTTCCGCCGCGACGCCTGGGTGGACGAACTGCACCGCTGGTTCGACTATTGGCTGCACGACGTCGACAACGGGATCATGGACGAGCCGATCGCCGACATCGAGCGGGCGCCGGACGTCTGGGCCGAGTACAACGACTGGCCGGTCCCCGGCGCGCGCGAGACGCGGCTGTGGCTCAAGCCGGTCGCCGGCGCGGCCGGGCGGCTCTCCGTCACGCCGAACCGCCCGTCCGACCCCGCGCTGAGCTTCGTCGACAACCCCGACCAGCGCGAGACCGCGATGATCACCAACGAGCTCGCGGTGCAGCCGAACCGGCTGGCCTACGTGTCGCAGCCGCTGACCGCGCCGCTGCACATCTCCGGCACGCCGCGGGTGACGCTGGACGCGTCCGTCAGCACCACCGACACGAACTTCGCCGCGATCCTCGTCGACTACGGGCCGGCCGAACGGGTCCAGCGGGCCGGCGACGGCATCGTCCAGGGCACCGTCGAGGACTGCTGGGGCGAGACCGCGACGTGGGGCGGGTTCGCCGAGGACGCCTGCTACCGGCAGGTCACCAAGCGGGTCGCGCTGACCGAGCGCGAGGTCGTCACCAAGGGCATCCTCGACGCGGTCAATCTGGACGACTACAGCACGGCGACGCCGCTGGTGCCGGGGCAGTCCTACGACGTCGACTTCCCGCTGCTGCCGGAGGACTACGTGTTCCCCGCCGGGCACCGGATCGGCGTCATCATCGTCGGCAGCTACCGCGACTACGGCAGCCAGGCCGACCCGAACCGGGCCACCATCACGCTCGCGCCGGAGCGGACGCTGATCGAGCTGCCGATCGTCGGCGGCCGGGCGGCGGCCACGGCGGCCGGCCTGAGGTAG
- a CDS encoding Xaa-Pro dipeptidyl-peptidase: protein MLAVPVAITLTATAAVVSSVGAGAADEPGIVVENGVTQPVFGYDDAIRERVFITSPYDSDVNGEADVIAVDIMRPAASEQGLDVPVIMDPSPYYSTLGRGNESELKVDLDGDGLLDRWPLFYDNYFVPRGYAVVLMDMIGTNNSTGCPTVHDASDNLSPKVVIDWLNGRIPGVDADGNEVVADWHNGKTGLIGKSYDGTLANGTAVSGVEGLTTIVPISAISSYYDYTRSNGVVQRGNNYLASLANTVTNPERRDYCRPVRDVLSANDGDETGDYTPFWHVRDYNRDVDKVTASVFVVHGLNDENVRPDHFSKWWYGLAENDVPRKLWLTQTGHIDPFDFRRDAWVDEIHKWFDYWLQGVENGIMDEPMVDIERAPDVWETANDWPIPGSRPTRIWLEPNPGASGDLSVIPNRPLDPALSFVDDPNQRETAMVSNEETVTPNRLVYLSDPLEAPLHISGTPTVRLEATVNAADTNFGAILVDYGPAERVQRTGDGIVTGTVEDCWGATATWGGYAEDACYRQASKRVALTQREVVTKGIVDGVNLYDYSTPTPLVSGSRYDVSFELLPEDYVFPAGHRIGVVIVGSYRDYGSQADPNRATISVLPQRSLVELPIVGGRAAAGAAGLE from the coding sequence TTGCTCGCTGTACCCGTCGCGATCACGCTGACCGCGACCGCCGCGGTCGTCTCCAGCGTGGGCGCCGGCGCCGCCGACGAGCCCGGCATCGTGGTCGAGAACGGCGTGACCCAGCCGGTCTTCGGTTACGACGACGCGATCAGGGAGCGCGTCTTCATCACCTCGCCGTACGACTCCGACGTCAACGGTGAGGCGGACGTCATCGCCGTCGACATCATGCGGCCGGCCGCGAGCGAGCAGGGCCTCGACGTCCCGGTGATCATGGACCCGAGCCCCTACTACTCGACGCTGGGCCGGGGTAACGAGTCCGAGCTGAAGGTCGACCTGGACGGCGACGGGCTGCTGGACCGCTGGCCGCTGTTCTACGACAACTACTTCGTGCCCCGCGGCTACGCCGTGGTCCTCATGGACATGATCGGCACGAACAACTCCACCGGCTGCCCGACGGTGCACGACGCGTCGGACAACCTGTCGCCCAAGGTGGTCATCGACTGGCTCAACGGCCGCATCCCCGGCGTCGACGCCGACGGCAACGAGGTCGTCGCCGACTGGCACAACGGGAAGACGGGGCTCATCGGCAAGTCCTACGACGGGACGCTCGCCAACGGCACCGCGGTGTCCGGCGTCGAGGGCCTGACGACCATCGTCCCGATCAGCGCGATCTCCAGTTACTACGACTACACCCGCAGCAACGGCGTCGTGCAGCGCGGCAACAACTACCTCGCCAGCCTCGCCAACACCGTCACCAACCCAGAGCGCCGCGACTACTGCCGCCCGGTGCGCGACGTCCTGTCGGCCAATGACGGCGACGAGACCGGCGACTACACGCCGTTCTGGCACGTCCGCGACTACAACCGCGACGTCGACAAGGTGACGGCCAGCGTGTTCGTCGTGCACGGCCTGAACGACGAGAACGTCCGCCCTGACCACTTCAGCAAGTGGTGGTACGGCCTGGCCGAGAACGACGTCCCGCGCAAGCTCTGGCTGACCCAGACCGGCCACATCGACCCGTTCGACTTCCGCCGCGACGCGTGGGTCGACGAGATCCACAAGTGGTTCGACTACTGGCTGCAGGGTGTGGAGAACGGGATCATGGACGAGCCGATGGTCGACATCGAGCGCGCCCCCGACGTGTGGGAGACGGCGAACGACTGGCCGATCCCGGGGTCGCGGCCGACGCGGATCTGGCTGGAGCCGAACCCCGGCGCGTCCGGCGACCTCTCCGTCATCCCGAACCGCCCGCTCGACCCGGCGCTGAGCTTCGTCGACGACCCGAACCAGCGCGAGACCGCGATGGTGTCGAACGAGGAGACCGTGACGCCGAACCGGCTGGTCTACCTGTCCGACCCGCTGGAGGCGCCGCTGCACATCTCCGGCACGCCGACGGTGCGGCTCGAGGCGACGGTGAACGCCGCCGACACCAACTTCGGCGCGATCCTGGTGGACTACGGGCCGGCCGAACGGGTCCAGCGCACCGGCGACGGCATCGTCACCGGCACCGTCGAGGACTGCTGGGGCGCGACGGCGACGTGGGGCGGCTACGCGGAGGACGCCTGCTACCGGCAGGCCAGCAAGCGCGTCGCGCTCACCCAGCGTGAGGTGGTCACCAAGGGGATCGTCGACGGCGTCAACCTGTACGACTACAGCACGCCGACGCCGCTGGTCTCGGGCTCGCGGTACGACGTCAGCTTCGAGTTGCTGCCGGAGGACTACGTGTTCCCCGCCGGGCACCGGATCGGCGTCGTCATCGTCGGCAGCTACCGTGACTACGGCAGTCAGGCCGACCCGAACCGGGCCACGATCTCGGTGCTGCCGCAGCGCAGCCTCGTCGAGCTGCCGATCGTCGGCGGCCGGGCCGCGGCCGGCGCGGCCGGGCTGGAGTGA
- a CDS encoding alpha/beta hydrolase, which yields MSISEREAKQVEKANTSGATPAVFIHGLWLLPSSWDRWSALFEEAGYAPVAPDWPGDPETVEQARANPEVLAKKHLGEVADHTAEVIGGLGRKPVVLGHSTGGLLAQIIAGRGLSAATVAIDPGPFRGVLPLPISALRASWPVLKNPANRERAVTLTFDEFKYGWANALSEDEAKELYEAYHVAAPGVALMQMAFANLNPLTEAMVDTKNPDRGPLLIIDGEEDHTVPWAIANASFKRQQGNPGVTEIKKMPNRGHALTIDSGWREVAETSLEFLKRFV from the coding sequence ATGTCCATCTCCGAGCGAGAAGCGAAGCAGGTCGAGAAGGCGAACACGAGCGGGGCCACCCCCGCGGTGTTCATCCATGGCCTCTGGCTGCTGCCGAGCAGCTGGGACCGTTGGTCCGCGTTGTTCGAGGAGGCCGGGTACGCCCCGGTGGCTCCCGACTGGCCGGGCGATCCGGAGACGGTCGAGCAGGCCAGGGCCAACCCCGAGGTCCTGGCGAAGAAGCACCTCGGGGAGGTCGCCGACCACACCGCCGAGGTGATCGGCGGGCTCGGCAGGAAGCCGGTGGTGCTGGGCCACTCCACCGGCGGGCTGCTCGCCCAGATCATCGCCGGACGCGGCCTGTCGGCGGCGACGGTGGCGATCGACCCCGGGCCGTTCCGCGGCGTTCTGCCGCTGCCGATCTCGGCGCTGCGGGCGTCGTGGCCGGTGTTGAAGAACCCCGCGAACCGGGAGCGTGCCGTCACGCTCACGTTCGACGAGTTCAAGTACGGCTGGGCCAACGCTCTGAGTGAGGACGAGGCGAAGGAGCTCTACGAGGCCTACCACGTGGCCGCTCCGGGCGTCGCGTTGATGCAGATGGCCTTCGCCAACCTGAACCCCCTCACCGAGGCGATGGTCGACACGAAGAACCCCGACCGCGGGCCGCTGCTGATCATCGACGGCGAGGAGGACCACACCGTCCCGTGGGCGATCGCGAACGCCTCGTTCAAGCGCCAACAGGGCAACCCGGGCGTGACCGAGATCAAGAAGATGCCGAACCGCGGACACGCGCTGACGATCGACAGCGGCTGGCGTGAGGTCGCCGAGACGTCGCTGGAGTTCCTGAAGCGCTTCGTCTAG
- a CDS encoding 3-isopropylmalate dehydrogenase, with amino-acid sequence MSRSLNLAVIPGDGIGTEVVTEGLKVLDAVLTGTDVKVGSTTYDLGARRWHATGETLPDSVLEELRGHNAILLGAVGDPDVPSGVLERGLLLRLRFELDHYVNLRPSRLFPGVTTPLANPGEIDFVVVREGTEGPYVGNGGALRVGTPHEVANEVSVNTAFGVERVVRDAFARAQARPRRKLTYVHKHNVLVHAGHLWRRTVERVGQEFPEVAVDYLHVDAATIFFVTDPGRFDVIVTDNLFGDILTDLAAAITGGIGLAASGNVNPDRTAPSMFEPVHGSAPDIAGQGVADPTATVLSVSLLLDHLGLTEQAARITDAVAADLGERGTSTRRTADIGDALAARVTA; translated from the coding sequence ATGTCGCGCAGTCTCAACCTGGCAGTCATCCCCGGTGACGGGATCGGTACCGAGGTCGTCACCGAAGGCCTGAAGGTGCTCGATGCCGTGCTGACCGGCACGGACGTCAAGGTCGGCAGCACCACCTACGATCTCGGCGCCAGGCGCTGGCACGCGACCGGCGAGACGCTGCCCGACTCCGTGCTCGAGGAGCTGCGCGGCCACAACGCGATCCTGCTCGGCGCCGTCGGCGACCCGGACGTGCCCAGCGGCGTACTGGAGCGCGGGCTGCTGCTGCGACTGCGGTTCGAGCTCGACCACTACGTGAACCTGCGCCCGTCCCGGCTGTTCCCCGGCGTGACGACTCCGCTCGCGAACCCCGGCGAAATCGACTTCGTCGTCGTCCGCGAAGGCACCGAGGGCCCGTACGTCGGCAACGGCGGCGCGCTGCGGGTCGGCACGCCGCACGAGGTCGCCAACGAGGTCAGCGTCAACACCGCGTTCGGCGTCGAGCGGGTGGTCCGCGACGCGTTCGCCCGCGCGCAGGCCCGACCGCGCCGCAAGCTCACGTACGTGCACAAGCACAACGTGCTGGTCCATGCCGGCCACCTGTGGCGGCGGACGGTCGAGCGGGTCGGCCAGGAGTTCCCCGAGGTCGCGGTCGACTACCTGCACGTCGACGCCGCGACGATCTTCTTCGTCACCGATCCGGGCCGGTTCGACGTCATCGTCACCGACAACCTGTTCGGCGACATCCTCACCGACCTCGCCGCCGCGATCACCGGCGGCATCGGCCTCGCGGCCAGCGGCAACGTCAACCCCGACCGCACCGCGCCGTCGATGTTCGAGCCCGTCCACGGCTCCGCGCCGGACATCGCCGGCCAGGGCGTCGCCGACCCGACCGCCACGGTGCTGTCGGTGAGCCTGCTGCTCGACCACCTCGGGCTGACGGAGCAGGCGGCGCGCATCACCGACGCGGTCGCGGCCGACCTGGGGGAGCGGGGGACGTCGACGCGCCGCACCGCCGACATCGGCGACGCCCTCGCCGCCCGCGTCACCGCCTGA